A genomic window from Ideonella sp. WA131b includes:
- the nhaR gene encoding transcriptional activator NhaR has product MNFKHLHYFWVAAKAGGVVKAGEQLHTTPQTLSAQIKLLEDRLGRRLFRKSGRQLELTEDGRVALRYADEIFALGGELETALREKRGTREQVLELRVGLEDVVAKSVAYKLLEPALGLAEPIRLICTEGGFNELMAQLALHRVDLVIADEPLTRKLSVKAFNHKLGSSTVTFFAAPGLAARLHQPFPECLDGAPMLVPAGSSAVRPQFDAWLERERLHPRVVAEFSDGALMKAFGRQGRGVFLSPSVVEEETVAQYGVQVIGRCDEISDDFYAITAERRITHPGVAAITQAARAELFSGARGGVATG; this is encoded by the coding sequence ACACCACGCCGCAGACGCTGTCGGCGCAGATCAAGCTGCTCGAAGACCGGCTCGGCCGGCGCCTGTTCCGCAAGAGTGGCCGGCAGCTCGAGCTCACCGAAGACGGCCGCGTGGCGCTGCGCTACGCCGACGAGATCTTCGCGCTCGGCGGCGAGCTCGAGACGGCCCTGCGCGAAAAGCGCGGCACACGCGAGCAGGTGCTGGAGCTGCGCGTCGGCCTGGAAGACGTCGTGGCCAAGTCGGTGGCCTACAAGCTGCTGGAGCCGGCGCTGGGCCTGGCCGAGCCGATCCGGCTGATCTGCACCGAAGGTGGCTTCAACGAGCTGATGGCCCAGTTGGCGCTGCACCGCGTCGACCTCGTCATCGCCGACGAGCCGCTGACGCGCAAGCTCAGCGTCAAGGCCTTCAACCACAAGCTGGGCAGCTCGACGGTGACCTTCTTCGCCGCGCCCGGGCTGGCGGCGCGGCTGCACCAGCCCTTCCCGGAGTGCCTGGACGGCGCCCCGATGCTGGTGCCGGCAGGCAGCTCGGCGGTGCGGCCGCAGTTCGACGCCTGGCTCGAGCGCGAGCGGCTGCACCCGCGCGTGGTGGCGGAGTTCAGCGACGGCGCGCTGATGAAGGCCTTTGGCCGCCAGGGCCGCGGCGTGTTTCTCTCGCCCAGCGTTGTCGAGGAGGAGACGGTGGCGCAGTACGGCGTGCAGGTGATCGGGCGCTGCGACGAGATCAGCGACGACTTCTACGCCATCACCGCCGAACGGCGCATCACCCACCCCGGTGTGGCCGCCATCACGCAGGCGGCGCGCGCAGAGCTGTTCAGCGGGGCCCGCGGCGGGGTGGCGACGGGCTGA
- the metH gene encoding methionine synthase, whose product MNAKAVPILPQEPHAPPPMRLSGLEPVAIGAGTLFVNIGERTNVTGSRVFAKMILEGRFEDALAVARQQVENGAQIIDVNMDEAMLDSAAAMERFLKLLASEPEIARVPIMIDSSKWSVIEAGLKCIQGKGIVNSISLKEGEAEFRRQATLVRRYGAAAVVMAFDEKGQADTYARKTEICARAYRILVEAVGFPPEDIIFDPNIFAIATGIEEHDNYAVDFIEATRWIKQHLPGAKVSGGVSNVSFSFRGNDPVREAIHTVFLYHAIRAGLDMGIVNAGMVGVYDDLEPELRERVEDVVLNRRCDAGERLIEIAERAKGLARDDSARLAWRAGTVEERLSHALVHGINEFITPDTEEAWRAVQARGGRPLHVIEGPLMAGMNVVGDLFGAGKMFLPQVVKSARVMKQAVAHLLPYIEAEKKAVQDAGGDVKPKGRIVIATVKGDVHDIGKNIVTVVLQCNNFEVVNMGVMVACQDILAKAKVEGADLIGLSGLITPSLEEMQHVAAEMQRDDYFRLKKIPLLIGGATTSRVHTAVKIAPHYEGPVVYVPDASRSVGVCSELLSDERAAKYIAELRADYDKVRELHAGRKQTPLVTLAAARANKAQLDWAAYAPPKPRFIGRRVLRNADLAELAACIDWGPFFQTWDLAGRFPDILRDEVVGHEAQRVFSEGKRMLQRLIEGRWLQAHGVVALLPAATVDDDVIEVYTDESRKEVVLRWQPLRMQTERPVVEGMRRPNRSLADFVAPAGGPPDYIGLFAVTAGLGVDKKEQQFLQDHDDYSAIMLKALADRLAEAFAERLHQRVRTEFWGYAPDEALSNEQLIAEAYRGIRPAPGYPACPDHRVKRAMFEVLQAHDIGMGLTESLAMTPAASVSGFYLARPEARYFNVGRIGDDQLADYAARGALPEAEARRALAPLLP is encoded by the coding sequence ATGAACGCGAAAGCCGTCCCCATCCTGCCGCAAGAGCCCCATGCTCCTCCGCCGATGCGCCTGTCGGGCCTGGAGCCGGTGGCCATCGGTGCAGGCACGCTGTTCGTCAACATCGGTGAACGCACCAACGTCACCGGCAGCCGCGTGTTCGCCAAGATGATCCTCGAAGGCCGCTTCGAGGACGCGCTGGCCGTGGCGCGGCAGCAGGTGGAAAACGGTGCGCAGATCATCGACGTCAACATGGACGAGGCCATGCTCGACAGCGCCGCGGCCATGGAGCGCTTTCTCAAGCTGCTGGCCAGCGAGCCCGAGATCGCGCGGGTGCCGATCATGATCGACAGTTCCAAGTGGAGCGTCATCGAGGCCGGCCTGAAGTGCATCCAGGGCAAGGGCATCGTCAACAGCATCTCGCTCAAGGAAGGCGAAGCCGAGTTCCGGCGCCAGGCCACGCTGGTGCGGCGTTATGGCGCCGCCGCCGTGGTGATGGCCTTCGACGAGAAGGGCCAGGCCGACACCTACGCGCGCAAGACCGAGATCTGCGCGCGCGCCTACCGCATCCTGGTAGAGGCGGTCGGCTTCCCGCCCGAAGACATCATCTTCGACCCCAACATTTTCGCCATCGCCACCGGCATCGAGGAGCACGACAACTACGCCGTCGACTTCATCGAGGCCACGCGCTGGATCAAGCAGCACCTGCCGGGGGCCAAGGTCAGCGGCGGCGTCAGCAATGTGAGCTTCAGCTTCCGCGGCAACGACCCCGTGCGCGAGGCCATCCACACGGTGTTCCTGTACCACGCCATCCGCGCCGGGCTGGACATGGGCATCGTCAACGCCGGAATGGTGGGCGTGTACGACGATCTTGAGCCCGAGTTGCGCGAGCGCGTGGAGGACGTGGTGCTGAACCGCCGCTGCGATGCCGGCGAGCGCCTGATCGAGATCGCCGAGCGCGCCAAGGGCCTGGCCCGTGACGACAGCGCGCGCCTGGCCTGGCGCGCCGGCACGGTGGAGGAGCGCCTGAGCCACGCCCTGGTGCACGGCATCAACGAGTTCATCACCCCCGACACCGAGGAGGCCTGGCGCGCCGTGCAGGCGCGCGGCGGGCGGCCGCTGCACGTGATCGAAGGCCCGCTGATGGCGGGCATGAACGTCGTCGGCGATCTCTTCGGCGCCGGCAAGATGTTCCTGCCGCAGGTCGTGAAAAGCGCCCGCGTCATGAAGCAGGCGGTGGCCCATCTGCTGCCCTACATCGAGGCCGAGAAGAAGGCCGTGCAAGACGCCGGTGGCGATGTGAAGCCCAAGGGCAGGATCGTCATCGCCACCGTCAAGGGCGACGTGCACGACATCGGCAAGAACATCGTCACCGTCGTGCTCCAGTGCAACAACTTCGAGGTCGTCAACATGGGCGTCATGGTCGCGTGCCAGGACATCCTGGCCAAGGCCAAGGTGGAGGGCGCCGACCTCATCGGCCTGTCCGGCCTGATCACGCCCAGCCTTGAGGAGATGCAGCATGTCGCCGCCGAGATGCAGCGCGACGATTACTTCCGGCTGAAGAAGATCCCGCTGCTCATCGGCGGCGCCACCACCAGCCGCGTGCACACGGCGGTAAAGATCGCCCCGCACTACGAGGGCCCGGTGGTCTACGTGCCGGATGCGTCACGCAGCGTGGGCGTGTGCAGCGAGCTCCTGAGCGACGAGCGCGCCGCGAAGTACATCGCCGAACTGCGCGCCGACTACGACAAGGTGCGCGAGCTGCACGCCGGCCGCAAGCAGACGCCGCTGGTGACGCTGGCCGCCGCGCGGGCCAACAAGGCGCAGCTCGACTGGGCGGCCTACGCGCCGCCGAAGCCGCGCTTCATCGGTCGGCGCGTGCTGCGCAATGCCGATCTCGCCGAGCTCGCCGCCTGCATCGACTGGGGACCCTTCTTCCAGACCTGGGACCTTGCCGGCCGCTTCCCCGACATCCTGCGCGACGAGGTGGTGGGCCACGAGGCGCAGCGCGTGTTCTCCGAAGGCAAGCGCATGCTGCAGCGGCTGATCGAGGGCCGCTGGCTGCAGGCCCACGGCGTGGTGGCGCTGCTGCCGGCCGCGACGGTGGACGACGACGTCATCGAGGTCTACACCGACGAGTCGCGCAAAGAGGTGGTCTTGCGCTGGCAGCCCCTGCGCATGCAGACCGAACGGCCGGTGGTGGAGGGCATGCGCCGCCCCAACCGCAGCCTGGCCGACTTCGTGGCACCCGCGGGCGGCCCGCCCGACTACATCGGCCTGTTCGCCGTGACGGCCGGCCTGGGCGTGGACAAGAAGGAACAGCAATTCCTTCAAGACCACGACGACTACAGCGCCATCATGCTCAAGGCCCTGGCCGATCGTCTGGCCGAAGCCTTTGCCGAGCGGCTGCACCAGCGCGTGCGCACGGAGTTCTGGGGCTACGCGCCCGACGAGGCGCTCAGCAACGAGCAGCTGATCGCCGAGGCCTACCGCGGCATCCGCCCGGCACCCGGCTACCCGGCCTGCCCCGACCACCGCGTCAAGCGCGCGATGTTTGAGGTGCTGCAGGCGCACGATATCGGCATGGGCCTCACCGAGAGCCTGGCGATGACGCCGGCCGCCAGCGTCAGCGGCTTCTACCTGGCCCGCCCCGAGGCGCGCTACTTCAACGTGGGCCGCATCGGAGACGACCAGTTGGCCGACTACGCGGCACGCGGCGCGCTGCCCGAGGCCGAGGCGCGGCGTGCGCTGGCACCGTTGCTGCCATGA
- the glk gene encoding glucokinase, whose protein sequence is MNDLHPGAGRSAGHSPRHAQVPPAPWLVADIGGSNARFGWMARPGTGVAHVRSLPCAAHAGPTEAALAYLAELREQLGNGFEAPGAAAWAVATAVADDRITLTNSGWSFSRRDARAQLGLDRLDVLNDFEALALALPCLEPSQLRPVGCTPRPAPGGVLAVVGPGTGLGVAALLPHRGAWVAVPGEGGHATLAPADDLESAVLAAARREFAHVSAERLLSGIGLPVLHGAIAAVEGRVADTLSAEHIVERGIAGSDAPCGRTLDLFCALLGGFAGNVALTVGARGGLYVGGGIVPRLGERFFRSSFRERFEAKGRFRPFLQAIPTHLITDTMAALTGAGASLAQGSSAE, encoded by the coding sequence ATGAACGATCTCCATCCCGGCGCGGGGCGTTCCGCGGGGCATTCGCCCCGGCACGCCCAGGTGCCGCCGGCTCCTTGGCTGGTGGCCGACATCGGCGGCTCCAACGCGCGTTTCGGCTGGATGGCCCGTCCGGGCACCGGCGTGGCGCACGTTCGCAGTCTGCCGTGCGCGGCGCACGCGGGGCCGACAGAGGCCGCCCTGGCCTACCTGGCCGAGCTGCGCGAGCAGCTCGGTAACGGCTTCGAGGCGCCGGGTGCCGCCGCCTGGGCCGTGGCCACAGCGGTGGCCGATGACCGCATCACGCTCACCAACAGCGGCTGGAGTTTCTCGCGCCGCGATGCCCGCGCCCAGCTCGGGCTCGACCGCCTGGACGTGCTCAACGACTTCGAGGCCCTGGCCCTGGCCCTGCCCTGCCTGGAGCCGTCGCAGTTGCGCCCGGTCGGCTGCACGCCACGGCCCGCCCCCGGCGGCGTGCTGGCGGTGGTGGGGCCCGGCACAGGACTGGGCGTGGCGGCCCTGCTGCCGCACCGGGGCGCGTGGGTGGCGGTGCCGGGGGAAGGCGGACATGCCACCCTGGCGCCGGCCGACGATCTGGAGAGCGCCGTCCTCGCGGCGGCCAGGCGCGAGTTCGCACACGTCTCGGCCGAGCGGCTGCTGTCGGGCATCGGCTTGCCGGTGCTGCACGGCGCGATCGCCGCGGTGGAGGGGCGCGTGGCGGACACGCTGAGCGCCGAGCACATCGTCGAGCGCGGCATCGCCGGCAGCGACGCGCCGTGTGGCCGTACGCTCGACCTGTTCTGCGCGCTGCTGGGCGGTTTCGCCGGCAACGTCGCGCTCACCGTCGGCGCCCGTGGCGGTCTTTATGTGGGCGGCGGCATCGTGCCGCGCCTGGGCGAACGCTTCTTCCGCTCGTCGTTCCGCGAGCGCTTCGAGGCCAAGGGCCGCTTCCGCCCTTTCCTGCAGGCCATCCCCACGCACTTGATCACGGACACCATGGCCGCGCTCACCGGCGCGGGCGCGTCGTTGGCGCAGGGATCCTCGGCCGAGTGA
- a CDS encoding DUF1800 domain-containing protein, with amino-acid sequence MPRRHVLALLAALTVSACGSGGVANQTDPGSPPPAKPLQPPPVVAPSVTRAQAARFLTQASMGPTEAEITRVVNLGYAGWIDAQLALPATSHRAYWEVRDAAIRAATPGSTAGQDQVYESFWKQAVTGEDQLRQRVVWALSQIFVISLADSNVGGNPRAVAAWLDMLGEQGLGNYRQLLESVSRHPMMGLYLSHLRNQKANPNTGRVPDENYAREVTQLFSIGLVELNEDGTPRLTGGSPTDTYSNADISGIARVFTGWSWSCPNGTDNTCFIVGIVDGVSDPDRGIKPMQAFQQFHSIEEKRFLSAVIPAQTTPDPHSSLRVALDTLANHPNVGPFIGRQLIQRLVTSNPSPTYVRDIARVWANNGQGVRGDLRAVVRAILLHPEARGPATDTSGKLREPVLRLAAAMRALGFQSDTGWWRVGNTDNAATALGQTPMRAPSVFNFYRPGYMAPGTSSAARGLAAPELQIAYETSAAGYVNYMRDAVSAGVGSSNTLNGVTRRDIQADFSAEIALANVPAALVDRAFLRLLPHVTVSDELRNDIVAAVGSIALPTSGSTATALRNRVNTALLLTLVSAEFQVQR; translated from the coding sequence ATGCCCCGCAGGCACGTGCTGGCCCTGCTTGCCGCACTGACGGTCTCCGCCTGCGGCAGCGGCGGCGTGGCCAACCAGACCGACCCTGGCAGCCCTCCGCCTGCCAAGCCGCTGCAGCCGCCTCCGGTGGTCGCGCCGTCCGTCACGCGGGCACAGGCGGCGCGCTTCCTCACCCAAGCCAGCATGGGCCCCACCGAGGCCGAGATCACGCGCGTCGTGAACCTTGGCTACGCCGGCTGGATCGACGCCCAGCTTGCGCTGCCGGCCACCTCGCACCGCGCGTACTGGGAGGTGCGCGACGCCGCCATCCGGGCCGCCACGCCCGGGAGCACGGCGGGCCAGGACCAGGTGTACGAAAGTTTCTGGAAGCAGGCCGTCACTGGCGAGGACCAGCTGCGCCAGCGGGTGGTCTGGGCGCTGTCGCAGATCTTCGTCATCTCCTTGGCCGACAGCAACGTGGGTGGAAACCCGCGTGCCGTGGCCGCCTGGCTCGACATGCTCGGCGAACAGGGCCTGGGCAACTATCGGCAGCTGCTGGAAAGCGTGTCGCGCCACCCGATGATGGGCCTGTACCTGTCGCACCTGCGCAACCAGAAGGCCAACCCGAACACCGGCCGTGTGCCCGACGAGAACTACGCGCGCGAGGTGACGCAGCTGTTCTCCATCGGCCTCGTGGAGCTTAACGAGGACGGCACACCGCGCCTGACCGGCGGCAGCCCCACGGACACCTACAGCAACGCCGACATCAGCGGCATCGCCCGCGTGTTCACCGGTTGGAGCTGGTCCTGCCCCAACGGCACCGACAACACCTGCTTCATCGTCGGCATCGTCGACGGTGTGTCGGACCCCGACCGTGGCATCAAGCCGATGCAGGCCTTTCAGCAGTTCCACAGCATCGAGGAGAAGCGCTTCCTGAGCGCCGTGATCCCGGCCCAGACCACGCCCGACCCGCACAGCAGCCTGCGCGTCGCGCTGGACACCCTGGCCAACCACCCGAACGTCGGCCCGTTCATCGGCCGTCAGCTGATTCAGCGCCTGGTGACGAGCAACCCCAGCCCCACCTATGTGCGCGACATTGCACGGGTGTGGGCCAACAACGGCCAGGGCGTGCGCGGCGACCTGCGCGCCGTGGTGCGCGCCATCCTGCTGCACCCCGAGGCCCGCGGGCCGGCCACCGACACCAGCGGCAAGCTGCGCGAACCGGTGCTGCGGCTGGCGGCCGCGATGCGTGCGCTCGGCTTCCAAAGCGACACCGGCTGGTGGCGCGTGGGCAACACCGACAATGCGGCCACCGCGCTGGGCCAGACGCCGATGCGTGCGCCGTCGGTGTTCAATTTCTACCGCCCGGGTTACATGGCACCCGGCACCAGCAGCGCCGCGCGCGGGCTGGCGGCGCCGGAGCTGCAGATCGCCTACGAAACCAGTGCCGCCGGCTACGTCAACTACATGCGCGATGCCGTTTCGGCGGGTGTCGGCAGCAGCAACACCCTGAACGGCGTCACGCGCCGCGACATCCAGGCCGACTTCAGCGCCGAGATCGCGCTGGCCAACGTCCCGGCGGCCCTGGTCGATCGCGCGTTCTTGAGGCTGTTGCCGCACGTCACGGTGTCCGATGAGCTGCGCAACGACATCGTCGCCGCGGTCGGCTCGATCGCGCTGCCCACCAGCGGCAGCACGGCCACGGCGCTGCGCAACCGCGTCAACACCGCCCTCTTGCTGACGCTGGTCAGCGCCGAATTCCAGGTGCAGCGATGA
- a CDS encoding DUF1501 domain-containing protein: MGVLAGAGAPLALNLLAASHAAAQSATDYRAIVCVFLFGGNDSFNMVLPTDSSSFAAYTSTRNQAPDSIALLAPGTAPVTSAAAGSPARLGGVLPIKPIDAQGRSFALHPSMGALVPLFDTQRRLAVLPNIGPLILPTSKAQFSQVAHPKPARLLSHNDQQNTWQALSPEGAIIGWGGRIGDLLASGNTTAAFTTVSAAGNGVFLSGQVVRQYQIGTNGPTRVAADSAGRVYGSTAVTTALERIVSRSRGGHVLEADLSVVAKRAIEAELLLRNSLAAQDAAPFGTPVTSGTYNAANDPLLRYTNPVTGAVGVNNLAQQFQVVARMIDASRRGATGVRRQVFFVSLGGFDTHDFQNRDHTDLLARLAHAMVYFDSVLGSLGAQGGVTTFTASDFGRTFTSNGDGTDHGWGSHQFVMGGAVRGGRLFGQFPVLATKNANNSNFDGSPDQLANGNLLPRTSVDQLGATLARWMGVSESGVQDIFPNLANWNVSARDLGLFNT; this comes from the coding sequence ATGGGCGTGCTGGCCGGTGCGGGCGCGCCGCTGGCCTTGAACCTTCTGGCCGCCAGCCACGCCGCTGCGCAGAGCGCCACCGACTACCGCGCCATCGTCTGCGTGTTCCTGTTCGGCGGCAACGACAGCTTCAACATGGTGCTGCCCACCGACAGCAGCAGCTTTGCCGCCTACACCAGCACGCGCAACCAGGCGCCCGACTCGATCGCGCTGCTGGCGCCGGGCACGGCACCGGTCACCAGTGCGGCGGCGGGATCGCCGGCCCGGCTGGGTGGCGTGCTGCCGATCAAGCCGATCGATGCCCAGGGCCGCAGCTTTGCGCTGCACCCGTCGATGGGCGCGCTGGTGCCGCTGTTCGACACCCAGCGCCGGCTGGCCGTTCTGCCCAACATCGGGCCGCTGATCCTGCCCACGAGCAAGGCGCAGTTCTCGCAGGTCGCGCACCCCAAGCCGGCCCGGCTGTTGTCGCACAACGACCAGCAGAACACCTGGCAGGCCCTGAGCCCGGAGGGAGCGATCATCGGCTGGGGCGGGCGCATCGGCGACCTGCTCGCCAGCGGCAACACCACCGCGGCCTTCACCACCGTCTCTGCCGCAGGCAACGGCGTGTTCCTGTCCGGCCAGGTGGTGCGCCAGTACCAGATAGGCACCAATGGGCCGACGCGGGTGGCGGCCGACTCGGCCGGTCGTGTCTACGGCTCCACCGCGGTGACCACGGCGCTGGAGCGCATCGTCTCGCGCAGCCGGGGCGGCCACGTGTTGGAGGCCGACCTCTCGGTCGTGGCCAAGCGCGCCATCGAGGCCGAGCTGCTGTTGCGCAACTCTCTGGCTGCGCAGGACGCAGCCCCGTTCGGCACACCCGTCACCAGCGGCACCTACAACGCCGCCAACGACCCGCTGCTGCGCTACACCAACCCGGTCACCGGCGCGGTCGGCGTCAACAACCTGGCGCAGCAGTTCCAGGTGGTGGCACGCATGATCGACGCCAGCCGCCGCGGCGCAACGGGGGTGCGGCGCCAGGTGTTCTTCGTCAGCCTGGGTGGCTTCGACACCCACGACTTCCAGAACCGCGACCACACCGACCTCTTGGCCAGGCTGGCGCACGCGATGGTCTACTTCGACAGCGTGCTCGGCAGCCTCGGGGCGCAGGGCGGCGTCACCACTTTCACGGCCAGCGACTTCGGGCGCACCTTCACCAGCAACGGCGACGGCACCGACCACGGCTGGGGCTCGCACCAGTTCGTGATGGGCGGCGCGGTTCGGGGCGGCAGGCTGTTCGGCCAGTTCCCCGTGCTGGCCACCAAGAACGCCAACAACAGCAACTTCGACGGCAGCCCCGACCAGCTGGCCAACGGCAACCTGCTGCCCAGGACCAGCGTCGACCAGCTCGGCGCCACGCTGGCGCGCTGGATGGGCGTGTCGGAAAGCGGCGTGCAGGACATCTTCCCGAACCTCGCGAACTGGAACGTGTCGGCGCGCGACCTGGGCCTGTTCAACACCTGA
- a CDS encoding glucokinase, producing MTAPFDSPRLLADIGGTYARFTLERAAGQFEHTASLLCAEHADFHAAVSAYLLGLPPGLAERIEHAAIAIANPVEGDEVRMTNYHWQFSIEQMRQRLGLLTLVVVNDFTALAMSLPRLAPHHRRQVGGGLSRERSVLGVLGAGTGLGVSGLIPAAEGWVALGTEGGHTSFSPRDEREIAILRYGLAQYSHLSHERLLSGPGLELIHRALRAHAGLAPQALAAPEITRRALEGQDALCAETLQAFCAVLGNVAGNLAVTLGALGGIYIGGGIVPRLGSYFDRSPFRARFEDKGRFSDYVKGIPTYVVTAEHATFVGASAILAAQLRTLQAENGSPVLGQIERARDSLSPAERRVADHVLAHPRAALGNPIAEIARAAQVSQPTVIRFCRSLGCEGLSDFKLRLASGLSATVPITHTQVTGEDSMLELGVKVLGNTASSILALREQLNRETLATAIELLAGAARIEFFAVGHYGVVALDAQFKFLRFGVPCGSHTDVRLQPLAAGVLKPGDVVVAISSSGRIDDLLAVVDTAHERGAKVLAVTASQSPLARKADVALIVDHVEDVATHVPMVSRILHLLVVDILAVGVAMRLGGDAALPQGPAAELDEATAPTGARPVAPGVSTARPLAGLTSHSR from the coding sequence ATGACCGCCCCCTTCGACAGCCCGCGCCTGCTCGCCGACATCGGCGGCACCTACGCCCGCTTCACGCTGGAGAGGGCGGCCGGCCAGTTCGAGCATACGGCCTCGCTGCTGTGCGCGGAGCACGCCGACTTTCACGCCGCCGTCAGCGCCTACCTGCTGGGCCTGCCGCCTGGGCTCGCCGAGCGCATCGAGCACGCCGCGATCGCCATCGCCAACCCGGTGGAAGGCGACGAAGTGCGGATGACCAACTACCACTGGCAGTTCTCCATCGAGCAGATGCGCCAGCGCCTGGGCCTGCTGACGCTGGTGGTGGTGAACGACTTCACGGCGCTGGCGATGTCGCTGCCGCGCCTGGCGCCGCACCACCGCCGCCAGGTCGGCGGCGGGCTGTCGCGCGAGCGCAGCGTGCTGGGTGTGCTCGGCGCCGGCACGGGCCTGGGCGTCAGCGGCCTCATCCCGGCCGCAGAAGGCTGGGTGGCGCTGGGCACCGAGGGCGGCCACACCAGCTTTTCGCCCCGCGACGAGCGCGAGATCGCGATCTTGCGCTACGGTCTGGCGCAGTACTCGCACCTGTCGCACGAGCGGCTGCTGTCGGGGCCGGGGCTGGAGCTGATCCACCGCGCGCTGCGCGCTCACGCAGGCCTGGCCCCGCAGGCGCTGGCCGCGCCCGAAATCACGCGGCGCGCGCTCGAGGGCCAGGACGCCCTGTGCGCCGAAACGCTGCAGGCCTTCTGCGCTGTGCTGGGCAACGTGGCGGGCAACCTGGCTGTGACCCTGGGGGCGCTGGGCGGCATCTACATTGGCGGCGGCATCGTGCCGCGGCTGGGCAGCTACTTTGACCGCAGCCCGTTCCGCGCCCGCTTCGAGGACAAGGGCCGCTTCTCCGACTACGTCAAGGGCATCCCGACCTACGTGGTGACCGCCGAGCACGCCACCTTCGTCGGCGCCTCGGCCATCCTCGCGGCGCAGCTGCGCACCCTGCAGGCCGAAAACGGCTCGCCGGTCCTCGGGCAGATCGAGCGCGCCCGCGACAGCCTCTCACCGGCCGAGCGACGTGTGGCCGACCATGTGCTGGCGCACCCGCGCGCCGCCCTGGGCAACCCCATTGCCGAGATCGCGCGTGCGGCGCAGGTCAGCCAGCCGACGGTGATCCGCTTCTGCCGGAGCCTGGGCTGCGAAGGCCTGTCGGACTTCAAGCTGCGACTCGCCTCGGGCCTGAGTGCCACGGTGCCGATCACGCACACGCAGGTCACCGGCGAAGACAGCATGCTCGAGCTCGGTGTCAAGGTGCTGGGCAATACCGCGAGCTCGATCCTGGCGCTGCGCGAGCAGCTCAACCGCGAGACCCTGGCCACCGCCATCGAGCTGCTGGCTGGCGCGGCGCGCATCGAGTTCTTCGCGGTGGGCCACTACGGCGTGGTGGCGCTCGACGCGCAGTTCAAGTTCCTGCGTTTCGGCGTGCCCTGCGGCAGCCACACCGACGTGCGCCTGCAGCCGCTGGCCGCGGGCGTGCTGAAGCCCGGTGACGTGGTGGTGGCGATCAGCAGCAGCGGCCGCATCGACGACCTGCTGGCGGTGGTCGACACCGCTCACGAACGCGGCGCCAAGGTGCTGGCCGTCACCGCCAGCCAAAGCCCGCTGGCGCGCAAGGCCGACGTGGCGCTGATCGTCGACCACGTGGAAGACGTGGCCACCCACGTGCCCATGGTCAGCCGCATCCTGCACCTGCTGGTGGTCGACATCCTGGCCGTGGGTGTGGCCATGCGCCTGGGCGGCGACGCGGCGCTGCCGCAGGGCCCGGCCGCCGAACTCGACGAGGCCACCGCGCCGACCGGAGCACGCCCGGTGGCACCGGGGGTGAGCACGGCGCGGCCTTTGGCGGGACTTACTTCACACAGCCGCTGA